The Gallaecimonas xiamenensis 3-C-1 genome includes a region encoding these proteins:
- the xerC gene encoding tyrosine recombinase XerC: MASFAEALPAFLRHLHAERQRSEQTLAAYRRQLQAQADFFADLGIHRLDALDEGHIRQWLASETRRGQSPKSMAQGLSALRSFYDYGLHLGLVADNPASRVKTPRQPKRLPKALDLDETGRLFANGSQDPLLVRDRAMLELMYSCGLRLSELVGVDVDHINDGEVRVTGKGNKERIVPVGSKALEAIGKWRQLRGQFSQGGERALFLSRQGKRISARSVQQRFGQYAKRSGLDSHLNPHKLRHSFATHLLSSSGDLRAVQELLGHSQLATTQIYTHLDMEHLAKVYDAAHPRARRK; encoded by the coding sequence ATGGCAAGCTTCGCTGAGGCCCTGCCCGCCTTCCTGCGTCATCTTCACGCCGAGCGCCAACGGTCGGAGCAAACCCTGGCCGCCTACCGGCGCCAGTTGCAAGCCCAGGCGGACTTCTTTGCCGACCTGGGGATACACCGCCTCGACGCCCTGGACGAAGGCCATATCCGCCAGTGGCTGGCCAGTGAGACTCGCCGGGGCCAGTCACCCAAGTCCATGGCCCAGGGCCTGTCGGCCCTGCGCAGCTTCTACGACTACGGCCTGCACCTGGGCCTGGTGGCAGACAACCCCGCCAGCCGGGTCAAGACCCCCCGCCAACCGAAAAGGCTGCCCAAGGCCCTGGATCTCGACGAAACCGGCCGCCTCTTTGCCAACGGCAGCCAGGACCCCTTGCTGGTGCGGGACAGGGCCATGCTGGAGCTGATGTACAGCTGCGGCCTGCGCCTGTCGGAGCTGGTGGGGGTGGATGTGGACCATATCAATGACGGCGAAGTGCGGGTCACCGGCAAAGGCAACAAAGAACGGATAGTGCCGGTGGGCAGCAAGGCCCTGGAGGCTATCGGCAAATGGCGGCAACTGCGCGGCCAGTTCAGCCAAGGAGGTGAGCGGGCCCTGTTCCTCAGCCGCCAGGGCAAGCGCATCTCGGCCCGGTCGGTGCAGCAGCGCTTTGGCCAGTACGCCAAACGCAGCGGCCTGGACAGCCACCTCAACCCCCACAAGCTGCGCCACAGCTTTGCCACCCATCTGCTGTCATCCAGCGGCGACTTGCGGGCCGTACAGGAGTTGCTGGGCCACAGCCAACTGGCTACCACCCAGATCTACACCCATCTGGATATGGAGCACCTGGCCAAGGTCTACGATGCCGCCCACCCAAGAGCGAGACGCAAATGA
- a CDS encoding HAD-IA family hydrolase translates to MIHYRPLGPIAAISFDLDDTLYDNGPLIRSAEAKLQQWLAERVKTLADSGPYFWQWRQRVISEDPMLAHDATASRHQALSRGLTALGVNQAQGLADAAMAHFLEWRSDCTLGPEIHLLLEQLSSRRPLVAISNGNADIERLGLGKYFKGAFHAGASRRMKPAPDLFLAAAQHLKLTPKAILHIGDHLRDDIQGALQAGYQAAWYNPEGLSIKSQGKGLLLPHFEFQSLASLRQLL, encoded by the coding sequence ATGATCCACTACCGCCCCCTGGGCCCCATTGCCGCCATCAGCTTCGACCTGGACGACACCCTCTACGACAACGGGCCCTTGATACGTAGCGCCGAGGCCAAGCTGCAGCAATGGCTGGCCGAGCGGGTCAAGACCCTGGCCGACAGCGGCCCCTATTTCTGGCAATGGCGGCAGAGGGTCATCAGCGAAGACCCCATGTTGGCCCATGACGCCACCGCCAGCCGCCACCAGGCCCTGAGCCGGGGCCTGACCGCCCTGGGGGTCAACCAGGCACAGGGCCTGGCCGACGCTGCCATGGCCCACTTCTTGGAGTGGCGCTCCGACTGCACCCTGGGCCCGGAGATCCACCTGCTGCTTGAGCAGCTGTCCAGCCGCCGGCCCCTGGTGGCCATTTCCAACGGCAATGCCGACATCGAGCGCCTGGGCTTGGGCAAGTACTTCAAGGGGGCCTTCCATGCCGGCGCCAGCCGCCGCATGAAACCGGCCCCGGACCTGTTCCTGGCTGCCGCCCAGCACCTGAAACTGACCCCCAAGGCCATATTGCATATAGGGGATCACCTGCGGGACGACATCCAGGGCGCCTTGCAGGCCGGCTATCAGGCCGCCTGGTACAACCCAGAGGGGCTCTCCATCAAGAGCCAGGGCAAGGGCTTGTTGCTGCCCCATTTCGAGTTTCAATCATTGGCCTCGCTGCGCCAGTTGCTATAA
- the uvrD gene encoding DNA helicase II yields MNVAHLLDGLNGKQREAVAAPQSNLLVLAGAGSGKTRVLVHRIAFLIQGLNVSPYAVMAVTFTNKAASEMRGRVEQLMGGQLRGMWLGTFHGLAHRLLRFHHQDAKLPENFQILDSDDQYRLVKRVMRSLNIDEKKWPIRQAMGYINGKKDEGLRPKHIEPQDPVDKLWHQIYEAYQSACELAGLVDFAELLLRALELLRDNPHLREHYQARFQHVLVDEFQDTNSIQYAWLRLLAGPQSHVMIVGDDDQSIYGWRGARVDNIHRFLEDFAPATTIRLEQNYRSTGTILKAANGLITHNAERLGKDLWTEGKAGEPVSVYAGFNEIDEARFVVGRIQAWVDEGGRWSDAAILYRNNAQSRVLEDALLRESIKYRIYGGLRFFERQEIKDALAYLRLMASRDDDAAFERVVNTPARGIGDRTIGIVRQQAREQGTTLWRACRQLLDAKVLSGRAGNAVQGFMTLVDNLEEQGCDQALGRQVDIAIKESGLFAMYQAEKGEKGQARVENLEELVSATQDFEPPEGSEEMSELNAFLAHAALESGDTQADEFEDAVQMMTMHTAKGLEFPLVFLVGVEEGMFPSMQSVTDPDRLEEERRLCYVGMTRAMKKLYLCYAESRRLYGRDEYHTPSRFLREIPQDCLEEVRMRTQVSRPAPQYQKRQDQFNETGLSLGQRVRHAKFGDGIIINYEGTGPQSRVQVAFDDAGPKWLVVAYARLEAL; encoded by the coding sequence ATGAATGTAGCGCACCTGCTGGACGGCCTGAACGGCAAGCAACGGGAGGCGGTTGCCGCCCCCCAATCCAACCTGCTGGTGCTGGCTGGCGCCGGCTCCGGTAAAACCCGGGTGCTGGTGCACCGGATCGCCTTTCTTATCCAGGGGTTAAACGTCTCCCCCTACGCCGTGATGGCGGTCACCTTCACCAACAAGGCCGCCAGCGAAATGCGTGGCCGGGTGGAGCAGCTGATGGGCGGCCAGCTGCGGGGCATGTGGCTGGGTACCTTCCACGGCCTGGCCCACCGGCTGCTGCGTTTTCATCACCAGGACGCCAAGCTGCCGGAGAACTTCCAGATCCTCGACTCCGACGACCAGTACCGGCTGGTGAAACGGGTGATGCGCAGCCTCAATATCGACGAAAAGAAATGGCCCATCCGCCAGGCCATGGGCTACATCAACGGCAAGAAGGACGAAGGGCTGCGCCCCAAGCATATCGAGCCCCAGGACCCGGTGGACAAGCTTTGGCACCAGATCTACGAGGCCTACCAGAGCGCCTGTGAGCTGGCCGGCCTGGTGGACTTTGCCGAGCTGCTGCTGCGGGCCCTGGAGCTGCTGCGGGATAACCCGCACCTGCGGGAACATTACCAGGCCCGCTTCCAACACGTGCTGGTGGACGAATTCCAAGACACCAACAGCATCCAGTACGCCTGGCTGCGCCTGTTGGCCGGCCCCCAGAGCCACGTGATGATCGTCGGTGACGACGACCAGTCCATCTACGGCTGGCGCGGTGCCCGGGTCGACAACATCCACCGCTTCCTGGAAGACTTTGCCCCCGCCACCACCATTCGCCTGGAGCAGAACTACCGCTCCACCGGCACCATCCTCAAGGCCGCCAATGGCCTTATCACCCACAACGCCGAGCGGCTGGGCAAGGATCTGTGGACCGAAGGCAAGGCCGGGGAGCCGGTGTCGGTATACGCCGGCTTTAACGAAATCGACGAAGCCCGCTTCGTGGTGGGCCGTATCCAGGCCTGGGTGGACGAGGGCGGCCGCTGGTCCGATGCCGCCATCCTCTATCGCAACAACGCCCAATCGCGGGTGCTGGAAGACGCCCTGCTGCGGGAAAGCATCAAGTACCGCATCTACGGCGGCCTGCGCTTTTTCGAGCGCCAGGAGATCAAGGACGCCCTGGCCTACCTGCGGCTGATGGCCAGCCGCGACGACGACGCCGCCTTCGAACGGGTGGTCAACACCCCGGCCAGGGGCATTGGCGATCGCACCATCGGCATAGTGCGCCAGCAGGCCAGGGAACAGGGCACCACCCTGTGGCGGGCCTGCCGCCAGTTGCTGGACGCCAAGGTACTGTCGGGGCGGGCCGGTAATGCCGTGCAGGGCTTTATGACCCTGGTGGACAACCTGGAAGAGCAGGGCTGTGACCAGGCCCTGGGCCGCCAGGTGGACATTGCCATCAAGGAGTCCGGCCTCTTTGCCATGTACCAGGCCGAGAAGGGCGAGAAAGGCCAGGCCAGGGTAGAGAACTTGGAAGAACTGGTGTCCGCCACCCAGGACTTCGAGCCGCCGGAAGGCAGCGAGGAGATGAGCGAGCTGAACGCCTTTTTGGCCCACGCCGCCCTGGAGTCCGGCGACACCCAGGCCGACGAGTTCGAAGACGCGGTGCAGATGATGACCATGCACACCGCCAAGGGCCTGGAATTCCCCCTGGTGTTCCTGGTGGGGGTGGAGGAGGGCATGTTCCCGTCGATGCAGTCGGTCACCGACCCGGATCGCCTCGAGGAAGAGCGGCGCCTTTGCTACGTAGGCATGACCAGGGCCATGAAAAAGCTCTACCTCTGCTACGCCGAGTCACGCCGCCTCTACGGCCGGGACGAGTACCACACTCCCAGCCGCTTCCTGCGGGAAATCCCCCAGGACTGCCTGGAAGAGGTGCGGATGCGCACCCAGGTCAGCCGCCCGGCGCCCCAGTACCAAAAGCGCCAGGACCAGTTCAACGAAACCGGCCTGAGCCTGGGCCAGCGGGTGCGCCACGCCAAGTTCGGCGACGGCATCATCATCAACTACGAAGGTACCGGGCCCCAGTCGCGGGTGCAGGTGGCCTTCGACGATGCCGGCCCCAAATGGCTGGTGGTGGCTTACGCCCGCCTAGAAGCGCTCTGA
- the rarD gene encoding EamA family transporter RarD: MATVDSKGTFYALGAYFLWGIAPAYFKLIQAVPATEILTHRVVWSCVLLLGLLLGLRKLAAVRQVFRQRRQWQTLLLTACLIATNWGLFIWAINSNHMLEASLGYYINPLINVALGMLFLGERLRRLQWVALALAALGVLAQLIAYGSLPWIALVLATSFGLYGLFRKKVPVDPIAGLFVETLLLLPAALVYLWWLDSPTGMSHNTWQLNGLLIAAGVVTTVPLLCFIAAARHLPLSVLGFFQYIGPSLTFVLAVAVYGESFDPHKALTFLFIWGALGVFVFDALRQQYKRRQAKA; the protein is encoded by the coding sequence ATGGCGACCGTGGATTCCAAAGGTACCTTCTACGCCCTGGGCGCCTATTTCCTGTGGGGCATAGCCCCGGCCTACTTTAAGCTGATCCAGGCGGTACCGGCCACCGAAATCCTCACCCACAGGGTGGTCTGGTCCTGCGTGCTGCTGTTGGGCCTGCTGCTGGGGCTGCGCAAACTGGCAGCGGTGCGCCAGGTCTTTCGCCAGCGCCGCCAGTGGCAGACCCTGCTGCTGACTGCCTGCCTTATCGCCACCAACTGGGGCCTCTTTATCTGGGCCATCAACAGTAACCACATGCTGGAAGCCAGTCTGGGCTATTACATCAATCCCCTGATCAACGTGGCCCTTGGCATGTTGTTCCTGGGAGAGCGGCTGCGCCGCCTGCAGTGGGTCGCCCTGGCCCTGGCCGCCCTTGGGGTGCTGGCCCAGCTGATCGCCTACGGCAGCCTGCCCTGGATAGCCCTGGTGCTGGCCACCTCTTTTGGCCTTTATGGGCTCTTTCGCAAGAAGGTGCCGGTGGACCCTATCGCCGGCCTGTTCGTGGAAACCCTACTGCTGCTGCCGGCAGCCCTGGTCTACCTCTGGTGGCTCGACAGCCCCACTGGCATGAGCCACAACACCTGGCAGCTCAACGGCCTGTTGATCGCCGCAGGGGTGGTCACCACTGTGCCCTTATTGTGCTTTATCGCGGCGGCCAGGCACCTGCCTTTGTCGGTACTGGGCTTCTTCCAATACATAGGCCCCAGCCTGACCTTTGTGCTGGCAGTGGCCGTTTACGGAGAGTCCTTCGATCCCCACAAGGCCCTGACCTTCCTCTTTATCTGGGGTGCCCTGGGGGTCTTCGTGTTCGACGCCCTGCGCCAACAATACAAGCGGCGCCAAGCCAAGGCCTGA
- a CDS encoding methyl-accepting chemotaxis protein codes for MRPLLARLQFVHAVLIVSLVPLAGMLLALVLYFGDLLGQAGQAATAVELVELVESASDLAQQGAVERGLSAGYIGSNGQRFAKELAEQRQKMDAAVTKIRAWPLAELGQESRDRVRLILDQLDELPRVRQRVDDLVPNSGAFGYFSSLNDKALTFSSTLSRNLTRVPELKNLLDATLTLFWATEESGRVRGLLNGAFARGQLDEGNYYVVVQAITSSDIYLTQFQHLAPVDFAERLEALRAKDYWQQVEGIQQQLLRQGEGGSLADPSQGRWFALATERIGAIKGLAQELNLLLRDRAHATQGDARAALFWSGLASLALICPLIYLIWVLTRSLKHRVHVVDHTLRAITQDSDLTLRLNDDSGDELGNISRSVDQHLDEVAGIFKGFHVTARSATEVMDNIMQAAGAATGNADSQHQRAEQLAHAMQEIAQAAAEVSGSMQLARDSMNQAGEHVERSQHLTESVNQGFQELTHSIADNRAEIERLDQHSGEISGILDTITGIAEQTNLLALNPAIEAARAGEQGRGFAVVADEVRSLAYKTRESTESVRTMIERLQNSSASALAAMERNEEQVLQTASRVRDSAEAVALVTREIERVQDLVSQVAAAAEQQSATLAEVQLTTSGINNLSEDTVLRVKTVNDAARHLREQLSTLEQRLSGFRMA; via the coding sequence ATGCGACCCCTACTGGCCCGCCTTCAGTTCGTGCACGCTGTGTTGATCGTCTCCCTGGTACCTTTGGCCGGCATGCTGCTGGCCCTGGTGCTCTATTTCGGTGATTTGCTGGGCCAGGCCGGCCAGGCGGCCACCGCCGTGGAGCTGGTGGAGCTGGTGGAGAGTGCCTCCGACCTGGCCCAACAGGGGGCGGTGGAGCGGGGCCTCAGTGCCGGTTACATCGGCTCCAACGGCCAGCGTTTTGCCAAGGAGCTGGCCGAGCAGCGCCAGAAAATGGATGCCGCCGTGACCAAGATCAGGGCCTGGCCCCTGGCGGAACTCGGTCAGGAAAGCCGGGACAGGGTCCGGTTGATCCTGGACCAACTGGACGAGCTGCCCAGGGTGCGCCAAAGGGTGGACGACCTGGTGCCCAACAGCGGCGCCTTCGGTTATTTCAGCAGCCTTAACGACAAGGCCCTGACTTTTTCCTCCACCCTGTCCCGTAACCTGACCCGGGTGCCGGAGCTGAAAAACCTGCTGGACGCCACCCTGACCCTGTTTTGGGCCACCGAAGAGTCGGGGCGGGTACGGGGCCTCCTTAACGGCGCCTTTGCCCGGGGCCAACTGGACGAGGGCAACTACTACGTGGTGGTGCAGGCCATCACCTCTTCCGACATTTACCTGACCCAGTTCCAGCATCTGGCTCCGGTGGATTTTGCCGAGCGGCTGGAAGCCCTGCGGGCCAAGGACTATTGGCAGCAGGTGGAAGGCATACAGCAGCAACTGCTGCGCCAGGGGGAAGGGGGCAGCCTGGCCGACCCTTCCCAGGGGCGTTGGTTTGCGCTGGCGACGGAGCGGATAGGCGCTATCAAGGGGCTGGCCCAGGAGCTGAACCTGCTGCTCAGGGACAGAGCCCATGCCACCCAGGGAGATGCCCGCGCCGCCTTGTTCTGGTCCGGGCTGGCCAGCCTGGCCCTGATCTGCCCTCTGATTTATCTGATCTGGGTGCTGACCCGCTCCCTAAAGCACCGGGTCCACGTGGTGGACCATACCCTGCGCGCCATCACCCAGGACTCGGACCTGACCCTGCGCCTCAACGACGACAGCGGCGATGAGCTGGGCAACATCAGCCGCTCGGTGGACCAGCATCTGGACGAGGTGGCAGGTATCTTCAAGGGCTTCCATGTAACGGCCCGCTCCGCCACCGAAGTGATGGACAACATCATGCAGGCTGCCGGTGCCGCCACCGGTAACGCCGACAGTCAGCACCAGCGGGCCGAGCAGCTGGCCCACGCCATGCAGGAAATCGCCCAGGCCGCCGCCGAGGTGTCCGGCAGCATGCAGCTGGCCCGGGATTCTATGAACCAGGCCGGTGAGCATGTGGAACGCAGCCAGCATCTGACCGAGTCGGTCAATCAGGGTTTTCAGGAACTGACCCACTCCATCGCCGACAACAGGGCCGAGATTGAGCGCCTTGACCAGCACAGCGGCGAGATCTCCGGCATCCTCGACACCATTACCGGCATTGCCGAGCAGACCAACCTGCTGGCCCTCAATCCCGCCATAGAGGCGGCCCGGGCCGGTGAACAGGGCCGGGGTTTTGCGGTGGTGGCGGACGAGGTGCGTTCCTTGGCTTACAAGACCCGGGAGTCCACCGAGAGCGTGCGCACCATGATAGAGCGACTGCAAAACTCCAGCGCCAGCGCCCTGGCGGCCATGGAAAGGAACGAAGAGCAGGTGTTGCAAACCGCCAGCCGGGTGCGGGACAGCGCCGAGGCCGTGGCCCTGGTCACCCGGGAGATAGAGCGGGTGCAAGACCTGGTCAGCCAGGTGGCGGCCGCCGCCGAACAGCAGTCCGCTACCCTGGCCGAGGTGCAGCTGACCACCAGCGGCATCAATAACCTGTCGGAAGATACGGTGCTGAGGGTGAAAACCGTCAACGATGCCGCCCGGCACCTGCGCGAGCAACTTTCCACCCTGGAGCAGCGCCTCAGCGGCTTTCGCATGGCCTAG
- a CDS encoding DNA-3-methyladenine glycosylase I: MDDLKRCPWCGQDPLYQQYHDTEWGEPVHDDRTLFEFLILEGAQAGLSWITVLRKRESYRAAYDQFDVQKIAGYDDEDQSRLLANPGIVRNRLKVAASIDNAKAFIRVQQEFGSFASYLWAFVDGQPIRNQPQTLAEVPAVTPLAEKISKDLKKRGFRFVGPTIIYAFMQAVGLVNDHLVSCHRHPG, translated from the coding sequence ATGGACGATCTCAAGCGTTGCCCCTGGTGTGGCCAGGATCCCCTTTACCAGCAATATCACGACACCGAGTGGGGCGAGCCGGTCCACGACGATCGCACCCTCTTCGAATTCCTTATCCTCGAAGGAGCCCAGGCCGGCTTATCCTGGATCACCGTGCTGCGTAAACGTGAGTCCTACCGCGCCGCCTACGACCAGTTCGACGTGCAGAAAATCGCCGGCTACGACGATGAGGATCAGAGCCGCTTGCTGGCCAACCCCGGTATAGTGCGCAACCGCCTCAAGGTGGCCGCCAGCATCGATAACGCCAAGGCTTTTATCCGGGTGCAGCAGGAGTTTGGCAGCTTCGCCAGCTATCTGTGGGCCTTTGTGGACGGCCAGCCTATCCGTAACCAACCCCAGACCCTGGCCGAGGTGCCCGCCGTGACCCCTTTGGCGGAGAAGATCAGCAAAGACTTGAAAAAACGGGGTTTCCGATTCGTTGGACCCACCATCATCTATGCCTTTATGCAGGCTGTTGGCCTGGTTAACGACCACCTGGTGAGCTGCCACCGCCACCCTGGCTAA